The genomic window GGGACTGATGATGCGGGGTCTGTCGCTCTGAGAACTGTTACCGTGGGTCATGGAGGGCAGCCTACGCCGAGCCAAAGCAAAAAAGCGGGCGCAGGCTCCGTTCGGCCCGCGCCCCTGCAAAGGAATCTAGATCAGAGCTGGTTGTACGCCGCGCTGAAGGTGTCGCACTGGTTGGGGTTGCCGGTCTGGAAGCCGCGCATAAACCAGTTCACGCGCTGCTGGCTGGTGCCGTGGGTAAAGGAGTCGGGCACGACCATTCCCTGGCCCTGACGCTGCAAGGTATCGTCGCCAATCGCAGCGGCGGTGTTGATGGCCTCGCGGACGTCGTCTTCGGTCAGGTTGGCCGCCTCGCGGCCCTTGACGCTGTTGCCCCACACCCCGGCGAAGCAGTCGGCCTGGAGTTCCAGGCGCACGCTGTAGGAGTTCTGTTCGGCCTCGCTGCGGGCCGCGCGCTGCTTGCGCTCCACCTGCTCGGCGATGCCGAGTTCGTTCTGGACGTGGTGCCCGACCTCGTGGGCAATCACGTAGGAGTAAGCGAAGTCGCCGCCGCCGCCGAGCTGGCGCTGCATCAGGTTGAAGAAGCTGGTGTCGAGGTAGAGCTTGGAGTCGAGCGGGCAGTAAAAGGGGCCGGTGGCCGACGACGCCTGACCACACGCGCTGCTGACGCTGCGGCTGAACAGCACCAGCGTAGGCTTGGTGTACTGCCGGTTCGACTGCTGGAAAATCTGTGTCCAGGTGCGGTCGGTGCTCGCCACGATGCGGTCGGCGAACTGGTAGTCCTCGTCTTCGGCCTGCCCGCCCTGCGCCTGCGATTGGGCCTGCGTCTGGGCGGGGGACTGTTGCTGGCCGCCGCCGGTCACCACGCTGGGGTCAATGCCGAAAAAATAGGCGATGAGCGCCAGAATCAGGCCGCCGATGCCGCCGCCGACCGCGAGGCCGCCGCCGGGCAGCCCGCCGCCTCCGCGCCTGTCTTCGATGTTGCCGCCGCCGGGTAAGTTTCTCCAATCCATGTGTGGACTCCTGTTCGGGGTAGAAAAGAGCGACGCCCTCTGAGATACGGTCCCCTGAGCCACGCCGCTGCGCTTGCGCCCCCGATTCTAGTCGGCGCTGTCTGACCCGGCCTTTATCGTGGGGTTACCCAGTTGGGGCATGACCGGTTGAAGCATGAACAGTGGGGGTATGAAACGGGCAGCGGGCGCGCACGAAGCGCGGCGACTCCTCGCGGGCGCGGTAGCGGCGACTCCACAGCGGCGTGGTGGCGGGCGAAAGCGGTGGCACCAGCCACGACCACTTGCCGCGCACCTCGCGCCCGGCGCGGGCCTCGCGTTCCTCAAAACGGACGTGGTGCGCTGTGACGGTGTGATGGTCGGCAAGCTTGACCCCGGCGGCGTCGAAGGAGTGCAGCACCGCCACGTTCAGCTCGACCAGCGCCCGGTCACGCCACAGCGTGCGCTCGCGCGAGGTGTCCAGGCCCAGGGCGCGGGCGACGGCGGGGAGTTGGTCATAACGGCCTACGTCGGCGAGGTCGCGGGCGGCAATCTCGGTCTGCACGTACCACCCGCTGAAGGCGCAGGGCAGGTGCAGCCCGCCGATGTCCAGGTGCATGTCGCTGATGACCGGCAGCGCGTGCCAGCGCAGCCCCAGCTCGCCGATGCCGAGGCAGACGGGGTGGGTGATGGCGACTTCCTGCACGGCCTGCGGAGGGAGGGAAAACAGTTCCGCTCGACCATTCACTTCAATGAGCAGCGGCAGCACCTCGAAACGCTCGCCCCGTGGTTGCCAGCCGAAGCGCCGGAGTTTGTCCACGAAGTCGGCGTTGATGGGGTCGTCGGCGTAGCGGATGAGCTGCGGGTTGTGCAGCCGCACGCCGGGGCCGAACACGCTGATGACAGGCCGGATGTGCCCCCCGCAAAAGGCGTCGTCGAGATGCTGGAGCAGCGCCTCGTAGACCGCCTGCGCCGTGTTCAGCTCGCGCAGGTCGCGCACGCTGAGCGCTTCCCAGTACAGCCGCCCCACGCAGCGGGTAGAGTTGCGCCACGCCACTTTCGCGCCCCAGGTGAGCTCGGCGGACGTGGGCCACCACAGCCCCGCCTCCTCCACCGCGCGCAGCCGGGCGGGGAGGCCGGGTTCTCCCATTTCCTCGTGAAAGCGGCGCAAAAAGGCCCGCATGTCAGGGGTGAGGACGGCGGCAGCGGGGCAACTCATCCCCCGACCTTACCGCCCAGACAGCCGGGGAATGTCCCTCAGGCTCCTATTTTCCTGCCTGCTTCTCTTCGCCCTGCAAGGTGAGGACCAGCCGCCGCGCACTGGCGTGGTCGCGGTGCTCGCACAGGAAAATGCCTTGCCAGCGGCCCAGCGCCAGCCGTCCGCCGCTGACGGGCAGCAGCAGCGACGGCCCCAGCACGCTCGCCTTGATGTGGGCGGCCATGTCGTCGGGGCCTTCCAGCGTGTGCTCGAACTCGCGCCAGCCGTCGGGCACCGCATGATTGAAATACCGCTCGAAATCGCGCCGCACGTCGGGCGAGGCGTTTTCGTTGACGGTCAGGCTGGCCGAGGTGTGCTGAATCCAGACGTGCAGCAGCCCGACCTGCACCCCGGCCAGCTCGGGCACCGCCGCCACGACCTCGCGGGTGATGAGATGAAAACCGCGCCGCTGCGGAGGCAGGGTGAGCTGGTGCTGGGTCCACATGGGGAAAGGGTAGGGCACAGGCCGGGGCAGGCCCAGCGAGTCGGCTTCTCGGCGGGCCGCCTCTTCTCACCCCTTCACCCTCTAGAGCAGGTCTCCGAATTACGCGTGCGTCGGAAAGGCACCGCCACCCGCTCCATTCTTCGTCCTGCTCTTCGTTTTGCACTCGCTCTGCTCGCCAAAAAGCGGTGCCCTCTTTTTGTCAAATGCTCTACCCTCGCCCCATGCGCCGCGTTCTCACCCCGCTGCTGTTGACTCTGGGTATGACCCTCCCCGCTGCCCTGCCCACCGCCGAGGCCGCCTCTACCCTCACCGTGCCGGTGCATGTGCCGCTGGCCGGTGTGCAGCAGGCCGCGAACGCGCAGGTGCCGCAGGAATTTGCGCGGGTGGACCAGACACAGTCGCTGCTCGGCGGCGCGGTGCAGGTGCGAGTGCGCGGGACCGTGACCCGCACGGCGCAGGTGAGCGTGAAGGCCGACGGGGACGCGCTGGTGCTCAGCGTGCCCATTCGCGCAGAGTTCCGCGCCGAGCCGGGCGGGGCGCTGGCCTCGCTCGCCCGCAACTTTGGCGGAGCCGCCACCATCACCCTGCGCCTGACGCCGTATGTGACGCCGACCTGGGAGGTGGGGGTCAGGGCGAGCGCCGAGCACCGCTGGACCGACCCGCTGGCGGTGGACCTGGGGCGCGGCCTCAAGCTGAGCGTGCAGTCGCTGGTGGACCCCCAGGTGCGGGCGCAACTGGACAAATTGACGGCCCAGATCGAGCAGCAGGTGCGCGAGGGCGCCGACCTGCGCCGCCGCGCCGGCACGCTGTGGGCGCGGGCGCAGCGTCCCTGGCCGCTGCCGACGCCCGAGCCTGCCTACGCGCTGGTGCGGCCCCTGGGCCTGGGCGTGACGCCGCCGCGCCTGACCCCCGACGCCCTGAAGCTGGACGTGGGCGCGACCCTCGACCTGGGCGCCGCGCTGGGCCAGCCGCCCGCCACGGTGAAGGTGTCGCCCCTGCCGCCGCTGAAGGTGGGGCCACTGAGCGCCCCCGGCATCGAGCTGAGCGTGCCGCTGCGGCTGCCCTACCCGGAGCTG from Deinococcus radiodurans R1 = ATCC 13939 = DSM 20539 includes these protein-coding regions:
- a CDS encoding KPN_02809 family neutral zinc metallopeptidase, with the protein product MDWRNLPGGGNIEDRRGGGGLPGGGLAVGGGIGGLILALIAYFFGIDPSVVTGGGQQQSPAQTQAQSQAQGGQAEDEDYQFADRIVASTDRTWTQIFQQSNRQYTKPTLVLFSRSVSSACGQASSATGPFYCPLDSKLYLDTSFFNLMQRQLGGGGDFAYSYVIAHEVGHHVQNELGIAEQVERKQRAARSEAEQNSYSVRLELQADCFAGVWGNSVKGREAANLTEDDVREAINTAAAIGDDTLQRQGQGMVVPDSFTHGTSQQRVNWFMRGFQTGNPNQCDTFSAAYNQL
- the nos gene encoding nitric oxide synthase oxygenase; translation: MSCPAAAVLTPDMRAFLRRFHEEMGEPGLPARLRAVEEAGLWWPTSAELTWGAKVAWRNSTRCVGRLYWEALSVRDLRELNTAQAVYEALLQHLDDAFCGGHIRPVISVFGPGVRLHNPQLIRYADDPINADFVDKLRRFGWQPRGERFEVLPLLIEVNGRAELFSLPPQAVQEVAITHPVCLGIGELGLRWHALPVISDMHLDIGGLHLPCAFSGWYVQTEIAARDLADVGRYDQLPAVARALGLDTSRERTLWRDRALVELNVAVLHSFDAAGVKLADHHTVTAHHVRFEEREARAGREVRGKWSWLVPPLSPATTPLWSRRYRAREESPRFVRARCPFHTPTVHASTGHAPTG
- a CDS encoding secondary thiamine-phosphate synthase enzyme YjbQ, with the translated sequence MWTQHQLTLPPQRRGFHLITREVVAAVPELAGVQVGLLHVWIQHTSASLTVNENASPDVRRDFERYFNHAVPDGWREFEHTLEGPDDMAAHIKASVLGPSLLLPVSGGRLALGRWQGIFLCEHRDHASARRLVLTLQGEEKQAGK
- a CDS encoding DUF4403 family protein — protein: MRRVLTPLLLTLGMTLPAALPTAEAASTLTVPVHVPLAGVQQAANAQVPQEFARVDQTQSLLGGAVQVRVRGTVTRTAQVSVKADGDALVLSVPIRAEFRAEPGGALASLARNFGGAATITLRLTPYVTPTWEVGVRASAEHRWTDPLAVDLGRGLKLSVQSLVDPQVRAQLDKLTAQIEQQVREGADLRRRAGTLWARAQRPWPLPTPEPAYALVRPLGLGVTPPRLTPDALKLDVGATLDLGAALGQPPATVKVSPLPPLKVGPLSAPGIELSVPLRLPYPELSALAARYAAQQTLTLPVPGSPVLRVTGVQVQPVGTRLRVSVQARLDGPLGLSLRATTDVTGTPAVSADGRTVSLRDVEVETRREGLTGKAVAWLADARAQAFVTRAAHFDLGPLLARAQAQAQSKLPFTPLPGVMVGGQVGALSVQSMAVQPAALVVTARAAGRLQAQVNAGELVDSGRGNGGR